The genome window CTTGAAAAATAGCATAAAGAATATGTTTATACGGCGCAGTCAAAGATTCCGGGGTTAATTACTTGGGCAAGCAACTTCCCGGGAAACTCCGGCACGCATGAAGTTCGTAGACAAATATTTCTGCTTTTACTCCCGGATCTTCATCCATTATCCTTTTTGTTTCTTCGACACTGGTGTTGAATATACCAACGCCTCTTACATCGCTTCCGTCAATGACAGGGCAGACAATCGACAGCAATCCATCTGCACGGAGCGCGAAGTTCCGCCGGCCATGTTCCCATATGATCTTTTCTGCGCCAAGTTCCTTGCTTTTCGGTCCGGCTCTCAAAATAACGAGACAGTAATTTTTTGTCGTGGGGAGCATCCGCCTCATGAAATCGTCAGTGATCGTTTGCATGTCGTAAACCTCTAAAGAAGTATTTCAATATTGAAGCTATGGACTTTCTTTTCTTTATATGTAATGCTACTTACTATCAGTGCTGCGCGATCAAGAGGTGAAGTAGACTTATTTCATGGAGATACCCAGCAGCTCGCTGCAGGGAGTGTCACGACCGCAGCGTGCGACCCAACACCGCTTTGCCCGCTAACGTGGAGAGGTAAAGAATTCCATTTTAGGCAAATTCTTCACACTGCATATCTTTCCGTGGCTACAAAAGAGCATGTCCGTGCTTTCCACACCGATAACATCCTCGGAAAGTTTCTTATTGATCTACGCATATGATATTGAGGAAATCATGAATTTTTTTGATTCCGCATACGAGGGTATTCCACCATGGGATATCGGGCGCCCACAGAAGGAGTTCATCAGGCTTGCGGAAAATGGAGAAATAAGCGGAAGAGTGCTTGATGTGGGATGTGGAACAGGGGAAAACTCATTATATCTTGCCAGTAAGGGTCTTGAAGTGTGGGGCATCGATGCAGCACAGTCTGCCATCAAAAAAGCAAAAGACAAGGCAAAAGAACGTGGAATAACTGTAAACTTTCTCGTTTCAGACGCTCTCAAACTTCAATTGCTTCAGACTAAGTTCGATACCATAATCGACTGCGGCCTGTTTCACGTGTTCTCGGATGAGGAGCGTCCGATTTATGCTGCAAGTTTATCTTCGGCGCTCCATCCTGGTGGCAAGTATTTCATGCTCTGTTTCAGCGAGCATGAGCCGGGATCATACGGGCCAAGGAGAGTAACGCAGGCAGAGATACGGGCCACGTTCCGCGAAGGTTGGAAGATCAATTACATCAGGGAAGCGGAACTTGAAACAACGCTTGGGGCTGAGGGT of Candidatus Methanoperedens sp. contains these proteins:
- a CDS encoding methyltransferase domain-containing protein, with protein sequence MNFFDSAYEGIPPWDIGRPQKEFIRLAENGEISGRVLDVGCGTGENSLYLASKGLEVWGIDAAQSAIKKAKDKAKERGITVNFLVSDALKLQLLQTKFDTIIDCGLFHVFSDEERPIYAASLSSALHPGGKYFMLCFSEHEPGSYGPRRVTQAEIRATFREGWKINYIREAELETTLGAEGVKAWLSSIARL